A genomic window from Nicotiana sylvestris chromosome 11, ASM39365v2, whole genome shotgun sequence includes:
- the LOC138881053 gene encoding uncharacterized protein, which translates to MKGHTIDECRTLKYKIQTLIDTKFIQAKEVAPNVSKNPLPNHKGEGVNEIEADEEWDLEGSIGLIREGDETTVPLVTLTPIIVQIQSPIEVEIATPTPFEAKTTTLSAVPAPFEVEVTTPFTVTIAPAPSFNSNDIPWDYAAEVRRKWKGKMKEIGVAQGMIRTDRAYTPEHLGGTSEEAAPKQPIIETGPDDLWKRVQAREYFVVDHLNKTPAQISILLLLQNSETHRNALIKVLNEAHVPNNITSGEIANMVGQVLESHKITFHEYELPPEGLSHNRALHIIVQFEDKFIARVLIDGGSSLNICPLTTLKRLGKDFHEIRAGSMNMKAFEGSQRATIGEINLCLQMGPTWFDVEYHVLDISATYNLLLGRPWTHTAGAVASTLHQAVKFK; encoded by the coding sequence ATGAAGGGACACACTATTGATGAATGTCGCACTTTGAAATATAAGATCCAGACTCTGATTGACACCAAATTTATACAAGCAAAAGAGGTCGCACCTAATGTTAGCAAAAATCCCCTTCCAAATCATAAGGGCGAGGGGGTAAATGAGATAGAAgctgatgaagaatgggatctaGAAGGATCAATTGGACTCATTCGTGAAGGGGACGAAACCACAGTACCTCTAGTCACTCTCACACCTATTATAGTGCAAATTCagtcaccaattgaggttgaaataGCCACGCCAACTCCGTTTGAGGCTAAAACAACAACGCTCTCAGCCGTACCAGCTCCGTTTGAGGTGGAAGTGACCACACCCTTTACTGTGACGATAGCACCTGCACCGTCCTTCAATTCCAATGatataccatgggactatgctGCAGAGGTAAGAAGGAAATGGaaagggaaaatgaaagaaataggTGTCGCACAAGGCATGATCAGGACCGATAGGGCTTACACACCCgagcatttgggaggaacaagtGAAGAAGCCGCTCCTAAACAACCTATCATCGAAACCGGCCCGGATGATCTTTGGAAGAGAGTTCAAGCAAGGGAGTATTTTGTAGtggatcatttgaacaaaacccctgctCAGATTTCCATTCTGTTGCTGCTACAAAATTCGGAGACGCATAGGAATGCGTTAATAAAAGTATTGAATGAAGCTCACGTGCCCAACAACATCACCAGTGGAGAGAtagccaatatggtagggcaagtattggagagccacaagatcacctttcacgaatatgaactaccacctgaaggactgagtcacaacagggCATTACATATCATAGTACAGTTCGAGGACAAATTCATCGCCAGAgtcctaatagatgggggttcgagcctcaacatttgtccattaactactttgaaaaggttgggtaaagatttccatgagatacgagcagGGAGTATGAATATGAAAGCATTTGaagggtctcaaagggccacaattggggaaatcaacctttgtttgcagatgggcccaacttggtttgatgttgagtaTCATGTATTGGATATATCTGCtacgtacaatcttttgttgggacgaccttggacACATACTGCTGGAGCTGTAGCTTCTACgctacaccaggccgtgaagttcAAATGA